The nucleotide window GGGGATTTTCCATGCCTGAGCATCGGCGTCAAAAGCGGCCGCGCCGCCGAACTGCTCGATCATGCACTTGGTCATCTGCACGAAGGGTTCGCGGACGTGGGTGGCTAGGCGGATGGACACGGGGGCTTTCGCCAACGGGGCGACCATCAACAGGCCGGAGAGCATCTGGCTGCTTTCGCTCGCATCGATGGCGACCACGCCCCCACGCAGGCCGTGGGCGTGGATTTCGATGGGGAAAAAACCTTCCTCGCCCGTGCAGCGAAGGTCGGCTCCGAGGTCGCGCAGCGCGTCGATGAGGCCCTTCATCGGACGTTTGCGCATCTGCGGGATGCCGTCGATGCGGTATACGCCACGCGGGGCGGCCGCGCAAAGGGCGGTCAGGAAGCGCGCCGCGGTACCGGCTAAACCGACGAACAGGTCCACCGGCGCGGGGTTTTGAAAGGCGTCGGCCTGACCGGAGACCTCGATCGCATCCAGTTTGGTCGAAGGGTTGACGGTGATGCCGAGGGCTCGCAGAGCCTCGATCATCAGGTGGGTGTCTTCGCTGAAAAGTGCGCCCGTGAGGTTAACAGGCCGTGGGCAGAGGGCTGCCAGCAGAAGGGCGCGGTTGGTCAGGCTTTTTGATCCGGGCAGGGTGACCTCGCCGCGTACAGGGCGGCTGAACGGCTGGATCGGGAGGAGTGCAGGAAGCGACGGCGACATGAAAAGAAGGTGGCGACGTTCACGCAAAGCGGCGGGACCGCCAAGTGGATTTTTAGCGAATCATGACTTTACGCGGGGTGCGCTTTACGTCTGTTGGCGTGGAAGCGTTCACGGGGGCGCTTCCTAACAGGCAGTGACATTTGAAGAGTCGGATCGAAAGGAGCGCGGTGCTTCAGCCCGCATTGGCGATTGTGAATGAAATACGATCAAGCCTGCGGGCTAAAGCACCGCACTACCTCGGAGCTCAATCCGATCCCGGCTGCGCGGCCGCAGCCGGATGATCCCTGCGCTTACTGGCCGTGGCAGTTCTTGAACTTCTTGCCGCTGCCGCACGGGCACGGGTCGTTGCGACCGGCTTTGGGCGTCTCGCGCCGGACTGTCACCTTGGGCAGCTCGATCTCTTTGGGCGCGGCCTCGGCTTGGCCGCCACCGCTGCTGGCGGTGGTGCTGATTTGCGGGGCATCGGCGGGGCCTTGTGCGTGCGCACTGCGGCTGAGCAGCGCCAACATGTTTTCAAACGCGTCGATGTTCGATGCGTTGCGGAACAGGCCAGTGCAGATCTGCAGCCGGATGTGCGTCATCATCTCCTCGAAATACTTGAACGCCTCGCCCTTGTAAGCCACGAGCGGGTCAGACTGGCCGTAGCTGCGCAGGCCGATCGCCCGGCGCAGCTCTTCCATCTCCGTCAGGTGTTCCTGCCAGTGGTGGTCGATCGCGTTGATGATC belongs to Opitutus sp. and includes:
- the aroA gene encoding 3-phosphoshikimate 1-carboxyvinyltransferase → MSPSLPALLPIQPFSRPVRGEVTLPGSKSLTNRALLLAALCPRPVNLTGALFSEDTHLMIEALRALGITVNPSTKLDAIEVSGQADAFQNPAPVDLFVGLAGTAARFLTALCAAAPRGVYRIDGIPQMRKRPMKGLIDALRDLGADLRCTGEEGFFPIEIHAHGLRGGVVAIDASESSQMLSGLLMVAPLAKAPVSIRLATHVREPFVQMTKCMIEQFGGAAAFDADAQAWKIPTQPYSYAGDYAIEPDATAASYYAALPLVTGGALTLRNLHPGLQGDTRFVDVLQSVGLTANKTPRGLDVAFTSGAPRRGVDEDFNEFSDTFLTLAAIAPLLAGPTRITGIAHSRKQETDRVAGMVRELQKLGQDVDEHADGDGLTITPRPLRTGVEIETYGDHRFAMSFGILGCHDLHGDGRSWITIKDPACCVKTFPHFFALLESLRPQPLVA